The Haloarchaeobius sp. HME9146 genome includes a region encoding these proteins:
- the rdfA gene encoding rod-determining factor RdfA, translated as MTDGRVCDCKVGRVADEFDIAGVHESLADRWVRDRDDYSLRELARYFDERVLTAAMRAAGEDPLGHEVASTYEALTDDAVSSGERVQVENRLSRAGIDVDTLRDAFVSHQSVHTHLRECLDVEKETGPDGDQTDRAKDTLFALQSRTEAVTESTVSSLASSSLALDDFDVLVSVSVTCGECGRSYQVGDLLDRGGCTCKQS; from the coding sequence ATGACCGACGGACGGGTCTGTGACTGCAAGGTCGGTCGCGTCGCCGACGAGTTCGATATCGCGGGCGTCCACGAGTCGCTCGCCGACCGCTGGGTCCGTGACCGGGACGACTACAGCCTCCGCGAACTCGCGCGCTACTTCGACGAGCGCGTGCTGACGGCGGCGATGCGGGCCGCGGGCGAGGACCCGCTCGGCCACGAGGTCGCCTCGACGTACGAGGCGCTGACCGACGACGCGGTCTCGAGCGGCGAGCGCGTGCAGGTCGAGAACCGACTCTCGCGTGCGGGAATCGACGTGGACACGCTTCGCGATGCCTTCGTGTCGCACCAGTCGGTTCACACGCATCTGCGCGAGTGCCTGGACGTGGAGAAGGAGACCGGCCCGGATGGCGACCAGACCGACCGCGCGAAGGACACGCTGTTCGCGCTCCAGAGCCGGACCGAGGCCGTCACAGAATCGACGGTCAGCTCGCTCGCGTCGTCGTCGCTCGCACTCGACGACTTCGACGTGCTGGTGTCCGTCTCGGTGACCTGCGGGGAGTGCGGACGGTCGTACCAGGTCGGCGACCTGCTCGACCGCGGCGGCTGCACGTGTAAGCAGTCCTGA
- a CDS encoding nuclear transport factor 2 family protein, producing the protein MASTQRQTNVEIVQRIYTAFNDRDLDTVVGTLADDVEWTEPAGFFIGGTFNGPDAVRTEVMEPCAEKFETFTVDPERFLEDGNTVVILGAFHATTPDGEHIESPFAHVSEVADGEIIRFENFTDTALWP; encoded by the coding sequence ATGGCATCGACACAGCGACAGACCAACGTCGAGATAGTGCAGCGCATCTACACCGCGTTCAACGACAGGGACCTCGACACAGTCGTGGGCACGTTGGCCGACGACGTCGAATGGACCGAGCCAGCCGGGTTCTTCATCGGCGGGACCTTCAACGGTCCCGACGCGGTGCGAACAGAAGTCATGGAACCCTGTGCCGAGAAGTTCGAGACGTTCACCGTCGACCCCGAGCGGTTCCTCGAGGACGGGAACACGGTCGTCATTCTCGGGGCGTTCCACGCCACGACCCCAGACGGTGAGCACATCGAGAGTCCGTTCGCCCACGTCAGCGAGGTGGCGGACGGTGAAATCATTCGATTCGAGAACTTCACGGACACCGCGCTCTGGCCGTAG
- a CDS encoding archaea-specific SMC-related protein: MTSRLRETPVSVEAENVGGIDETTVELDAGVTVLAGRNATNRTSFLQALMAGLGSERVSLKGDAEAGRVELQTPDGTYTRTLERGPEGVRFGGTPLLDDPEVADLFAFLLEDNPARQAVERGDDLWELVMRPVDTDAIEAEATRLEAQKEELDRQLDELGAAKERLPDLEQRRNAVDADIEETEAELESVEAELESAEGNLADETVDDVLGDLNEVRGDLEDVRFQLDSERESASSLEAEQQELREELESLPEQPAARLDELEGDLERYRERKRRLDSVTNTLQNLLSFNREMLDGEHAELFERLASAESGDGGETDSGAAGTSVPDALAPDEALCWTCGTTVETDQLDGMVDRLQAAYQDARAERSTVVSELDDVQSEKRAVERKQARREALRQDIEAIEAELVERRRRIEDLERQRAELEAEVESLEAAVEERRATDEDELVALHERANDLEFELGRLHERRADLTDQIAELESELERETDLRERREQVAADLEAQRTRIDRLEADVVESFNDHMAELLDILGYENVERIWIERKREDGTDVTRSSFDLHVIRSDETGASYEDSVMHLSESERTVTGLTFALAGYLAHEVYETVPVVLLDSLEAVDAERIAAVVEYFESYADYLVVALLHEDAAALPDEYRRVTEI; this comes from the coding sequence ATGACTTCGCGGTTGCGTGAGACGCCCGTCAGCGTCGAGGCCGAGAACGTCGGCGGCATCGACGAGACGACGGTCGAACTCGACGCGGGGGTCACCGTCCTCGCCGGCCGGAACGCGACGAACCGGACCTCGTTCCTGCAGGCGCTGATGGCGGGCCTCGGCAGCGAGCGAGTCTCACTGAAAGGCGACGCAGAGGCGGGTCGGGTCGAACTCCAGACGCCAGACGGGACGTACACACGGACGCTCGAGCGCGGGCCAGAGGGGGTCAGATTCGGGGGGACCCCGTTGCTCGACGACCCGGAGGTGGCGGACCTGTTCGCCTTCCTGCTGGAGGACAACCCGGCCAGACAGGCCGTCGAGCGTGGCGACGACCTCTGGGAACTGGTGATGCGCCCCGTCGACACCGACGCCATCGAGGCTGAGGCCACCCGGCTGGAGGCACAGAAGGAGGAGCTCGACCGTCAGCTCGACGAACTCGGGGCGGCGAAAGAGCGACTCCCGGACCTCGAACAGCGACGGAACGCGGTCGACGCGGATATCGAGGAGACCGAAGCGGAGCTGGAATCGGTGGAGGCGGAGCTGGAATCGGCTGAGGGAAACCTGGCGGACGAGACCGTCGACGACGTGCTCGGCGACCTGAACGAGGTCCGTGGCGACCTCGAGGACGTCCGGTTCCAGCTCGACAGCGAGCGCGAGAGCGCGTCCTCGCTCGAAGCCGAACAGCAGGAGCTGCGTGAGGAGCTCGAATCGCTCCCCGAGCAGCCCGCGGCCCGACTCGACGAGCTCGAGGGCGACCTGGAACGCTACCGGGAGCGAAAGCGACGACTGGACTCGGTGACTAACACGCTCCAGAACCTCCTCTCGTTCAACCGTGAGATGCTCGACGGCGAGCACGCCGAGCTGTTCGAGCGGCTGGCGTCCGCCGAGAGCGGCGATGGCGGGGAGACAGACAGCGGTGCTGCGGGGACTTCGGTCCCTGACGCGCTCGCGCCCGACGAGGCGCTGTGCTGGACCTGCGGAACGACCGTCGAGACCGACCAGCTGGACGGGATGGTCGACCGGCTCCAGGCGGCGTACCAGGACGCGCGGGCCGAGCGCTCGACCGTCGTTTCCGAACTCGACGATGTGCAGTCCGAGAAACGGGCGGTCGAACGGAAGCAGGCCCGCCGCGAGGCGCTCCGCCAGGATATCGAAGCCATCGAGGCCGAACTGGTCGAGCGCCGACGGCGAATCGAGGACCTCGAGCGCCAGCGAGCGGAGCTAGAGGCCGAGGTCGAGTCGCTGGAGGCGGCGGTAGAGGAGCGGCGGGCGACCGACGAGGACGAACTCGTCGCGCTCCACGAGCGCGCGAACGACCTCGAGTTCGAACTCGGGCGACTGCACGAACGCCGTGCCGACCTGACCGACCAGATTGCAGAGCTCGAATCGGAACTCGAACGCGAGACGGATCTCCGCGAGCGCAGAGAGCAGGTTGCCGCCGACCTCGAAGCCCAGCGCACCCGAATCGACCGGCTGGAAGCCGATGTGGTCGAGTCGTTCAACGACCACATGGCCGAACTGCTCGACATCCTCGGCTACGAGAACGTCGAACGAATCTGGATCGAGCGGAAACGCGAAGACGGAACGGACGTGACCCGGAGCAGCTTCGACCTGCACGTCATCAGGAGCGACGAGACGGGCGCGAGCTACGAGGACAGCGTCATGCACCTGAGCGAGTCCGAGCGGACCGTGACCGGACTCACCTTCGCACTCGCGGGCTACCTCGCCCACGAGGTGTACGAGACGGTTCCGGTGGTCCTGCTGGACTCGCTGGAGGCCGTCGATGCCGAGCGCATCGCGGCCGTCGTGGAGTACTTCGAGAGCTATGCGGACTACCTCGTTGTTGCGCTCCTGCACGAGGATGCGGCTGCGCTCCCGGACGAGTACCGGCGTGTAACCGAAATCTGA
- a CDS encoding dipeptide ABC transporter ATP-binding protein — protein MQEPVLEVENLRTEFKTGAEPVVASNDVSFTLHAGETMGLVGESGAGKSVTARSLLQLIDEPGRITGGEIRYDGEDLLNRSKKEMQDIRGKEIALVPQDPMTSLNPVLTVGSQIVETVERHQDVTEEEAREIAIDSMRETGIPDAADRFSDYPHEFSGGMRQRVLIAIALSCQPDVIIADEPTTALDVTTQAKILDLLNELQEEKGVAILMITHNLGVVAQTCDTVGVMYAGNLVEKADMNDLFERPTHPYTRGLIDSIPQTDQAYDELPTLDGAMPDLTELPEGCNFAPRCPHATTDCREGGDPELEHVDGTSSTAACVHANDLDLSEGVEADGHAAGRADVDRSGEPLLEVNDLKKHFDAGDSFLDGLTLSTDGGLPSIERQKVKAVDGVDFEIYPGETVGLVGESGCGKSTVARTILQLLAPTDGEVYFDGHPLHELDDSDVRSLRAEFQMIFQDPQSSLNPRKTVGRIIGRAMEKHDVATGQEKQERVAELLERVGLSAAAADKYPHEFSGGQQQRIAIAHALAVEPKLIVCDEPVSALDVSVQAQILNLLNEVQEDYGLSYLFISHNIGVVKHICDRLAVMYLGKIAEFGTVQEVFSPPFHPYTESLLSAVPHADPTKRTDRILLDGTVPSPIDPPSGCPFRTRCPKKIGEVCETDEPELESVSATGHRISCHLSEAEMSQRDSYVADAPQSAQGD, from the coding sequence ATGCAAGAACCAGTACTGGAGGTCGAGAACCTCCGCACGGAGTTCAAGACCGGTGCGGAACCGGTCGTCGCGAGTAACGACGTCTCGTTCACGCTGCACGCTGGCGAGACGATGGGACTGGTCGGCGAGTCCGGGGCCGGGAAGTCGGTCACGGCGCGCTCGCTGCTCCAGCTCATCGACGAACCGGGACGCATCACCGGGGGAGAGATCCGCTACGACGGCGAGGACCTGCTGAACCGGTCGAAGAAGGAGATGCAGGACATCCGGGGCAAGGAGATCGCCCTCGTCCCGCAGGACCCGATGACCTCGCTGAACCCCGTCCTCACGGTCGGGAGCCAGATCGTCGAGACGGTCGAACGTCATCAGGACGTGACCGAGGAGGAGGCCAGGGAGATCGCCATCGACTCGATGCGCGAGACTGGGATTCCGGACGCCGCGGACCGCTTCTCGGACTACCCGCACGAGTTCTCCGGTGGGATGCGCCAGCGCGTGCTCATCGCCATCGCGCTCTCGTGCCAGCCGGACGTCATCATCGCGGACGAGCCGACGACCGCGCTCGACGTGACGACGCAGGCGAAGATCCTCGACCTTCTCAACGAACTGCAGGAAGAGAAGGGCGTGGCCATCCTGATGATCACGCACAACCTCGGCGTCGTCGCCCAGACCTGCGACACGGTCGGGGTGATGTACGCCGGGAACCTCGTCGAGAAGGCGGACATGAACGACCTGTTCGAGCGCCCGACCCACCCCTACACCAGGGGGCTCATCGACTCCATCCCGCAGACCGACCAGGCGTACGACGAGCTGCCGACGCTCGACGGCGCGATGCCGGACCTCACGGAGCTGCCGGAGGGCTGTAACTTCGCGCCGCGGTGTCCCCACGCGACGACCGACTGTCGCGAGGGCGGCGACCCCGAGCTCGAGCACGTCGACGGGACGAGCTCGACGGCTGCCTGTGTCCACGCGAACGACCTCGACCTCTCCGAGGGTGTCGAGGCCGACGGCCACGCCGCCGGTCGAGCCGACGTCGACCGGTCGGGCGAGCCGCTGCTCGAGGTGAACGACCTGAAGAAGCACTTCGACGCCGGGGACAGCTTCCTCGACGGCCTCACGCTGTCGACCGACGGCGGTCTACCGAGCATCGAGCGCCAGAAGGTCAAGGCGGTCGACGGGGTCGACTTCGAGATCTATCCCGGCGAGACCGTCGGGCTCGTGGGCGAGTCCGGCTGTGGGAAGTCCACGGTCGCACGGACCATCCTACAGCTGCTCGCCCCCACCGACGGCGAGGTGTACTTCGACGGTCACCCGCTGCACGAACTCGACGACAGCGACGTCCGCAGCCTGCGCGCCGAGTTCCAGATGATCTTCCAGGACCCCCAGAGTTCGCTGAACCCGCGCAAGACCGTGGGTCGCATCATCGGGCGGGCCATGGAGAAACACGACGTCGCGACCGGCCAGGAGAAGCAAGAACGGGTCGCGGAGTTGCTCGAACGCGTCGGGCTTTCGGCCGCGGCCGCGGACAAGTACCCACACGAGTTCTCGGGCGGGCAACAGCAGCGCATCGCCATCGCGCACGCGCTGGCGGTCGAGCCGAAGCTCATCGTCTGTGACGAGCCGGTGTCGGCGCTGGACGTCTCCGTGCAGGCCCAGATCCTGAACCTGCTCAACGAGGTGCAGGAGGACTACGGACTGTCGTACCTGTTCATCTCGCACAACATCGGGGTCGTCAAGCACATCTGTGACCGCCTCGCCGTGATGTACCTCGGCAAGATCGCCGAGTTCGGCACGGTCCAGGAGGTGTTCTCGCCGCCGTTCCACCCCTACACGGAGTCGCTGCTCTCGGCGGTGCCACACGCGGACCCGACGAAGCGCACCGACCGCATCCTGCTGGACGGGACCGTGCCGAGTCCAATCGACCCGCCGTCGGGCTGTCCGTTCCGGACGCGCTGTCCGAAGAAGATCGGCGAGGTCTGCGAGACCGACGAGCCCGAACTGGAGTCGGTTTCTGCGACCGGCCATCGCATCTCCTGTCACCTCTCGGAGGCGGAGATGAGCCAGCGAGACTCCTACGTCGCCGACGCGCCACAGAGCGCACAGGGCGACTAG
- a CDS encoding CBS domain-containing protein, which produces MDINNVVTTNYPTTDADTRVSKLTAHFEDPSIRAVVVEDDGEILGVVTRRQFLSSHRNPNAKAKSLVWHVPTVAPDDDVREVAGLMRESDSGLLPVENDGTVVGVVTVDAIVRAVRPALEDIKVSAVTTADPITFDPTNTVGAALNRFRTEHISHLPIVEEGSAVGVLSLVDVVPFTTRKMKRTQGGSSGMESTATGHGGFGSREGDSDRLLDVPVRDFMSTPVVTAEPTDSLGHAVDLMLDRDVSSVVVVEGDTVVGIATTSDLLDALVREAPGRRAVQVYGMDLLDDISYEEVVDLIEGTVKDAPMSLLDAKVHLHEHDETLRGTPLLYARMRLFTDDGRFIASGEGYGAAQAIADARDAVRRQLIDDKTYAKSKKHMDPEEKAKMRGWETGAE; this is translated from the coding sequence ATGGACATCAACAACGTCGTCACGACGAACTACCCGACGACCGACGCCGATACTCGTGTCTCGAAACTCACCGCTCACTTCGAGGATCCCTCGATACGCGCGGTCGTCGTCGAGGACGACGGAGAGATCCTGGGTGTCGTCACTCGGCGGCAATTCCTCTCTTCCCACCGGAACCCGAACGCCAAAGCGAAGTCGCTGGTGTGGCACGTCCCGACGGTCGCGCCCGACGACGACGTTCGGGAGGTCGCCGGGCTTATGCGTGAGTCCGACTCCGGACTCCTCCCGGTCGAGAACGACGGGACGGTCGTCGGCGTCGTCACGGTCGACGCCATCGTCCGCGCGGTCCGACCGGCACTGGAGGACATCAAGGTCTCCGCAGTGACGACCGCCGACCCCATCACGTTCGACCCGACGAACACGGTCGGTGCGGCGCTCAACCGGTTCCGCACCGAGCACATCTCGCACCTGCCCATCGTCGAGGAGGGTTCGGCGGTCGGCGTGCTCAGCCTCGTCGACGTGGTGCCGTTCACGACCCGCAAGATGAAGCGGACCCAGGGCGGTTCCTCGGGCATGGAGTCCACGGCGACCGGCCACGGCGGCTTCGGCAGCCGCGAAGGCGACTCCGACCGGCTGCTCGACGTCCCGGTCAGGGACTTCATGAGCACGCCCGTCGTGACGGCCGAGCCGACCGACTCGCTCGGTCACGCCGTCGACCTGATGCTCGACCGTGACGTGTCCTCGGTCGTCGTCGTCGAAGGCGACACGGTGGTCGGCATCGCCACGACCTCCGACCTGCTCGACGCGCTCGTCCGGGAAGCTCCCGGCCGCCGCGCCGTCCAGGTGTACGGGATGGACCTGCTCGACGACATCTCCTACGAGGAGGTCGTCGACCTCATCGAGGGCACGGTCAAGGACGCTCCGATGAGCCTGCTCGATGCGAAGGTCCACCTGCACGAACACGACGAGACCCTGCGGGGGACCCCGCTGCTGTACGCCCGAATGCGCCTGTTCACCGACGACGGCCGGTTCATCGCCTCCGGTGAGGGCTACGGGGCGGCGCAGGCCATCGCGGACGCTCGCGACGCGGTCCGCCGCCAGCTCATCGACGACAAGACCTACGCGAAGTCGAAGAAGCACATGGACCCCGAGGAGAAGGCCAAGATGCGCGGCTGGGAGACCGGCGCCGAGTGA
- a CDS encoding MTH865 family protein: MVDKDDLRQQMIDAFEGANYPISSPMDLVPALPNGPGTRFESGDFSMTAMELQTKLPGGDFPYDSVDAFVDDVMDNLEDGGHLE, from the coding sequence ATGGTCGACAAAGACGATCTCCGACAACAGATGATCGACGCCTTCGAGGGCGCGAACTACCCGATTTCCAGCCCGATGGACCTCGTCCCGGCACTCCCGAACGGCCCCGGCACCCGCTTCGAGTCCGGCGACTTCTCCATGACGGCGATGGAGCTCCAGACGAAGCTGCCCGGCGGCGACTTCCCGTACGACTCCGTCGACGCGTTCGTCGACGACGTCATGGACAACCTCGAAGACGGCGGCCACCTCGAATAA